A genomic segment from Luteibacter aegosomatis encodes:
- a CDS encoding GNAT family N-acetyltransferase — protein MNVLCSTLHSLDELRAMRDDMAAVAEQAEAASSIVQHPDWLAYEVSARDDGTTPYVVVAHDEKGRLLGYAPLLAAEHTARLDLAGRRLRVYRGTALRLLGTGVVAGAADRKAVGTAIARQLTGEPALRVIRIQEARLDDSFAAELAKGRGFRAVSAHLREQTHWTIDPHPSSEAWLASLDKKKRTDLVQRVGRAYRKLGGDAALHVFDTPEAMPAYCRLINEAYARTWHHDALPIDWEAPARVELFRRLAASGQLIGHVVLREGRPLAYVHGYRISGTYLVEDLGYDEAVAKAGIGSVAVFQAIRGVMDRCPGERISFGYGDNQYKRVLASRGEPCGSLYIVRSGTATAGFHMYAPARWLYRGLSRMREVSRAGAPAVR, from the coding sequence ATGAACGTGCTCTGCTCCACGTTGCATTCGCTCGACGAACTGCGCGCCATGCGCGACGACATGGCCGCGGTGGCCGAGCAGGCGGAGGCCGCGAGCAGCATCGTGCAGCACCCCGACTGGCTGGCCTACGAAGTGTCCGCCCGCGACGATGGCACCACGCCCTACGTGGTCGTGGCGCACGACGAGAAAGGCCGCTTGCTCGGATACGCCCCGCTTCTGGCGGCCGAACACACGGCACGGCTCGACCTGGCCGGCCGCCGCCTTCGCGTGTATCGCGGCACGGCGCTGCGCCTGCTCGGCACCGGCGTGGTCGCGGGAGCCGCCGATCGCAAGGCCGTGGGCACGGCCATCGCACGGCAGCTTACCGGCGAGCCCGCCCTGCGGGTGATCCGGATCCAGGAAGCCCGGCTCGACGACTCCTTCGCCGCCGAACTGGCGAAGGGCAGGGGATTCCGTGCGGTATCGGCCCACCTTCGCGAGCAGACGCACTGGACCATCGATCCCCATCCCTCGTCGGAGGCTTGGCTCGCCTCGTTGGACAAGAAGAAGCGTACCGACCTGGTGCAACGCGTCGGCCGCGCCTACCGCAAACTCGGCGGCGATGCCGCGCTGCACGTGTTCGACACCCCCGAGGCCATGCCGGCGTATTGCCGCCTGATCAACGAGGCGTACGCGCGAACCTGGCATCACGACGCCTTGCCCATCGACTGGGAGGCGCCCGCGCGGGTGGAGCTGTTCCGGCGCCTGGCCGCGTCGGGCCAGTTGATCGGCCACGTGGTGCTGCGCGAGGGGCGGCCCCTGGCCTACGTCCACGGTTACCGGATCAGCGGCACCTACCTCGTGGAAGACCTCGGTTACGACGAGGCCGTGGCGAAGGCGGGCATCGGGTCGGTGGCCGTGTTCCAGGCCATCCGCGGGGTGATGGACCGTTGTCCCGGCGAGCGGATCAGCTTCGGCTACGGTGACAACCAGTACAAGCGCGTGCTCGCCAGTCGCGGGGAGCCTTGCGGGTCGCTGTATATCGTGCGCTCGGGCACCGCCACCGCCGGCTTCCACATGTATGCGCCGGCACGCTGGCTCTACCGTGGCCTGAGCCGCATGCGAGAGGTCAGTCGCGCAGGTGCCCCAGCAGTTCGCTGA
- the galE gene encoding UDP-glucose 4-epimerase GalE produces MNTVMVTGGAGYIGSHTVQQLIARGDRVVVIDNLSTGFREAVHRDAVFVEGNVGDRELVSRTLETWGVGAVLHFAAHTVVPESVADPLRYYDNNTCNTRNLLASCAGAGVDKFIFSSTAAVYGNTDDGVADEDTPTRPANPYGNSKLMSETMLRDWCATGAMRHVILRYFNVAGCDLLGRIGHSAPHATLLVKVVCEHAVGKRDCVSIYGTDYATPDGTGVRDYIHVDDLAAAHLRALDYLRAGGSSTTLNCGYGHGYSVREVIDAVARIGGHALNVVELPRRPGDIAMLIARSDRLRDVLGWKPQYDDLDVIVRTALAWERHMVDASLPRVSAA; encoded by the coding sequence ATGAATACGGTGATGGTGACGGGCGGCGCCGGCTACATCGGCAGCCACACGGTGCAGCAGTTGATCGCGCGCGGCGATCGGGTGGTGGTGATCGACAACCTCTCCACGGGGTTTCGCGAGGCGGTGCATCGTGACGCGGTGTTCGTGGAAGGCAACGTGGGCGACCGCGAGCTGGTCTCGCGCACGCTGGAGACCTGGGGCGTGGGCGCGGTGCTGCATTTCGCGGCGCATACCGTCGTGCCCGAATCGGTGGCCGATCCGCTGCGCTACTACGACAACAACACCTGCAACACGCGAAACCTGCTGGCCAGCTGCGCGGGTGCCGGGGTGGACAAGTTCATTTTTTCCTCGACGGCCGCGGTCTACGGCAACACGGATGACGGCGTGGCCGACGAGGACACGCCGACGCGGCCGGCCAATCCGTACGGCAACTCGAAACTGATGTCCGAGACCATGCTGCGCGACTGGTGCGCCACGGGCGCGATGCGGCACGTGATCCTGCGTTACTTCAACGTCGCCGGCTGCGATCTCCTGGGCCGGATCGGTCATTCCGCGCCGCACGCCACGCTGCTGGTGAAGGTAGTTTGCGAGCATGCGGTGGGCAAGCGCGATTGCGTGTCGATCTACGGCACCGACTACGCCACGCCCGACGGCACCGGCGTGCGCGATTACATCCACGTGGACGACCTGGCCGCCGCGCACCTTCGCGCGCTCGACTACCTGCGCGCCGGCGGTTCGTCCACCACGCTCAATTGCGGCTATGGCCATGGCTACAGCGTGCGCGAGGTGATCGACGCGGTCGCGCGCATCGGCGGCCACGCCTTGAACGTGGTGGAACTGCCGCGCCGGCCCGGCGACATCGCCATGCTGATCGCGCGCAGCGACCGCCTTCGCGACGTGCTCGGCTGGAAGCCGCAATACGACGATCTCGACGTCATCGTGCGTACCGCGCTGGCGTGGGAGCGGCACATGGTGGACGCGAGCCTGCCGAGGGTATCGGCCGCATGA
- a CDS encoding L,D-transpeptidase family protein: MTMEIRPCALIAGIALAVMPLLGTAQVAPAPSSTPSPPPIVAPDPADIATAVAPPPTDDPMAQAIYARIQRMTPLQAGPLPRQDAAIGKAVSDFYAQRHYAAAWADEDNVRQLLAGLASTDGDGLLPEDYHLSALKAAFGDPGWKDAPPARRAEVEIEASAAYITALIQLARGKVDPVRLDPAWNFDPAAIDPQQGMSMLQTSIEERSVEQAFAMARPQHPLYAKLRDALAGLREQAAKGGWPVVAEGPTLKPGMTDPRVASLRRRLVAGGYLDPTLATGEHFDNPLADATKRFQADQYLHADGHVGADTLAALNVPIAERIGQVRVNLERARWLLHALQGTFVVVDVAGYKIRFYRDGQPVWTSRVQVGKPYRSTPIFRSQITYVTFNPTWTIPPTILKNDVLPKIRRNAGYLAANRIRVLDGAGNRLSPASVDWSNPRGITLRQDAGPGNSLGRVVIRFPNSFAVYLHDTPHQELFEQAKRDTSSGCIRVEHPLDLVQLLFNDPRNWSREAIDARIAAGKTQNVTLPTAVPVLLAYWTVDVDDDGKLAYKPDVYQRDGALLAALDRPQPLEAP; the protein is encoded by the coding sequence ATGACTATGGAAATTCGGCCATGCGCCCTCATCGCGGGTATCGCGCTTGCCGTCATGCCCCTCCTCGGCACGGCGCAGGTGGCCCCGGCACCGAGTTCCACGCCATCCCCTCCCCCGATCGTCGCACCGGATCCCGCCGATATCGCCACCGCCGTGGCTCCGCCGCCGACGGACGACCCGATGGCGCAGGCCATCTATGCCCGCATCCAGCGGATGACCCCCTTGCAGGCCGGACCGTTGCCTCGCCAGGACGCCGCGATAGGCAAGGCCGTGTCCGATTTCTACGCCCAGCGCCATTACGCGGCCGCCTGGGCCGACGAGGACAACGTGCGCCAACTGCTTGCCGGCCTCGCCTCGACGGACGGCGACGGCCTGCTGCCCGAGGACTATCACCTCTCCGCGCTCAAGGCGGCGTTCGGCGACCCCGGCTGGAAGGACGCGCCGCCCGCTCGTCGCGCCGAGGTGGAAATCGAAGCCAGCGCCGCCTACATCACCGCGCTGATCCAGCTGGCGCGAGGCAAGGTCGATCCGGTGCGCCTCGATCCCGCCTGGAATTTCGATCCGGCGGCGATCGATCCGCAGCAGGGCATGTCGATGCTGCAGACGTCCATCGAGGAGCGCAGCGTCGAACAGGCCTTCGCCATGGCCCGGCCGCAACATCCCCTGTATGCGAAGCTTCGCGACGCCCTCGCCGGCTTGCGCGAGCAGGCCGCGAAAGGCGGCTGGCCCGTCGTAGCCGAGGGCCCCACCCTCAAGCCCGGCATGACCGATCCGCGCGTGGCCTCGCTGCGCCGACGGCTGGTCGCCGGCGGTTACCTCGATCCCACGCTGGCCACCGGCGAGCACTTCGACAATCCGCTGGCCGATGCGACGAAACGTTTCCAGGCCGACCAGTACCTGCATGCCGACGGCCATGTCGGCGCCGATACGCTCGCCGCCCTGAACGTGCCGATCGCCGAACGCATCGGCCAGGTGCGGGTGAACCTGGAGCGCGCGCGCTGGCTGCTGCACGCCTTGCAGGGCACCTTCGTCGTGGTCGACGTGGCGGGCTACAAGATACGCTTCTACCGTGATGGCCAACCCGTCTGGACCTCGCGCGTGCAGGTGGGCAAGCCCTATCGCAGCACGCCGATCTTCCGCTCGCAGATCACCTACGTCACCTTCAACCCGACCTGGACGATCCCGCCCACCATCCTGAAGAACGACGTGCTGCCGAAGATCCGGCGCAACGCGGGTTACCTCGCGGCCAATCGCATCCGCGTGCTCGACGGCGCCGGCAACCGGCTTTCGCCGGCCAGCGTCGACTGGTCCAATCCGCGTGGCATCACGTTGCGCCAGGACGCCGGCCCCGGCAATTCGCTGGGACGGGTGGTGATCCGCTTCCCCAACTCGTTCGCGGTGTACCTGCACGACACGCCGCACCAGGAACTCTTCGAGCAGGCCAAGCGCGACACCAGCTCAGGCTGCATCCGCGTGGAGCACCCGCTCGATCTGGTGCAATTGCTGTTCAACGATCCGCGGAACTGGAGCCGCGAAGCGATCGATGCGCGCATCGCCGCGGGCAAGACGCAGAACGTCACGCTCCCCACGGCCGTGCCCGTGTTGCTCGCCTACTGGACCGTGGACGTCGACGACGACGGCAAGCTCGCCTACAAGCCCGACGTCTACCAGCGCGACGGAGCGTTGCTCGCCGCCCTGGACCGCCCCCAGCCCCTGGAAGCTCCCTGA
- a CDS encoding DUF2188 domain-containing protein, with the protein MSQLTLYLPYTDSPRGAWPVRRNADVVGTFATRDEAMRHARNLIGSIRAQSGQKVDIKVEDENGVWRVADVVD; encoded by the coding sequence TTGTCCCAGCTCACCCTCTACCTTCCCTATACGGACTCGCCGCGCGGCGCGTGGCCGGTGCGTCGCAATGCCGACGTGGTCGGCACGTTCGCCACGCGCGACGAGGCGATGCGGCACGCACGCAACCTGATCGGGTCGATCCGCGCCCAATCGGGGCAAAAGGTGGACATCAAGGTCGAGGACGAGAACGGCGTCTGGCGGGTTGCCGACGTCGTCGACTGA
- a CDS encoding phosphatidylinositol-specific phospholipase C1-like protein, with the protein MMMLNRFHVLAMATGAIFAAMPVAGADAVRINQIQVIGTHNSYHAGFASSARKVMMKEAAQRFAAIDYSHPSLTRQLDDGVRQVEIDVYSDAKGGLYLDPVIDHMIAVNGLPADPPTAAPGVWEKPGFKVMHIQGFDQRSTCQPFVACLEELRAWSKAHPRHSPLFVLLETKEEPLKVKIPTVTPERFTPAVFDALDGEIGSVFPRDETIVPDDVRGPHDTLDAAVRDGGWPTIDAARGKVVFLLDQRKVESVYTDGHPSLRGRVAFTNATPGEADAAFTECNECDKAKIDDLVTRGYLVRARTDDPAQGQGLRNDGSRSDVVLASGAQLISTDYPAGEPSAAGYAVGFPNGAHVRCNVFNAPKSCRSGSLEH; encoded by the coding sequence ATGATGATGCTCAACCGTTTCCATGTGCTGGCCATGGCCACCGGCGCGATATTCGCGGCGATGCCGGTCGCCGGTGCCGACGCGGTGCGGATCAACCAGATCCAGGTGATCGGTACGCACAACAGCTATCACGCCGGTTTCGCGTCCAGCGCCCGCAAGGTGATGATGAAGGAGGCGGCGCAGCGGTTCGCCGCCATCGACTACAGCCATCCTTCGCTCACCCGCCAGCTCGACGACGGCGTGCGGCAGGTGGAGATCGATGTCTATTCGGACGCGAAGGGCGGTCTCTACCTCGATCCGGTGATCGACCACATGATCGCCGTGAACGGCCTGCCGGCCGATCCGCCGACGGCGGCGCCGGGCGTGTGGGAAAAGCCGGGCTTCAAGGTGATGCATATCCAGGGCTTCGATCAGCGCAGCACCTGCCAGCCCTTCGTGGCGTGCCTGGAAGAGTTGCGCGCGTGGTCGAAGGCCCATCCGCGGCACTCGCCGCTGTTCGTGCTGCTGGAAACGAAGGAAGAACCGCTGAAGGTCAAGATTCCGACGGTGACGCCCGAGCGCTTCACGCCGGCCGTGTTCGATGCGCTCGACGGGGAGATCGGCTCGGTGTTTCCGCGCGATGAGACCATCGTGCCCGATGACGTGCGTGGCCCCCACGACACGCTCGATGCCGCGGTTCGGGATGGCGGCTGGCCCACGATCGACGCCGCGCGCGGCAAGGTCGTGTTCCTGCTCGACCAGCGCAAGGTCGAATCGGTGTATACCGATGGGCATCCCTCGTTGCGCGGCCGCGTCGCTTTCACCAACGCCACGCCGGGCGAGGCCGATGCCGCGTTCACCGAGTGCAACGAATGCGACAAGGCGAAGATCGACGATCTCGTGACGCGCGGCTACCTCGTGCGTGCGCGCACCGACGATCCGGCGCAGGGCCAGGGCCTTCGCAACGACGGTTCGCGTAGCGACGTGGTACTCGCCAGCGGCGCCCAGCTGATCAGCACGGACTACCCGGCGGGTGAGCCCTCGGCCGCGGGCTATGCCGTGGGGTTCCCGAACGGCGCGCATGTGCGATGCAATGTGTTCAACGCGCCGAAGAGCTGCCGTAGCGGGAGTCTCGAGCACTGA
- a CDS encoding oligosaccharide flippase family protein, producing MNRRIAVLRSVGIVTVSTYVEYALGLLMSVWIARALGPSDFGRYAFTVWLCGWLIVCSNHALTTSSTKFIAEADGMGQPSLAAHLAARFSRLQTWSSAAVLALFVVGAVIVRPSEWSGDWLPIMGLVAIAVVAKANYAMLVAIGKGQERFEPEAVATVAGGIVGMLFVLAAMLLHLGLTAFVALFAVACLMLNLINRLMYRRCCRPFAPGDVPEAMTARVNRHLRLTAALVLMGSFRVGTIEVFLLTTFTGSVAVGYFAIAGTLTRGAVQLFSVGLTSTLLPYMAKTFGESGAARAARFLSEATRFYWAMGVAIAGLGLVTTPEIVRLMYGERYVAAIPAIEATLVLGGLLLIGNGIAAFQTVVDRQDDRIRIAVVALAANAMLGIALIPPFGLAGAVFTYAGARVVEMALAVHYLRKATRGGLPLASMARLFAVGAAATLAAWAVTDSLPSRWGFLAGALVFMLVYVPGSALVRYWSRDDLQLMEGIGRRLGPPGRFFVRALASVRPAAVKASP from the coding sequence ATGAACCGCCGCATCGCCGTCCTGCGCAGCGTGGGCATCGTCACCGTGTCCACCTACGTCGAATACGCCCTCGGCCTGCTGATGAGCGTGTGGATCGCCCGCGCCCTCGGCCCGAGCGACTTCGGCCGCTATGCGTTCACGGTGTGGCTGTGCGGCTGGCTCATCGTCTGCTCCAACCATGCGCTCACCACCTCGTCGACGAAGTTCATCGCGGAGGCCGACGGTATGGGCCAGCCGTCGCTGGCCGCGCACCTCGCGGCGCGCTTCTCGCGCCTGCAGACCTGGAGTTCGGCTGCCGTGCTCGCGCTCTTCGTCGTCGGTGCCGTCATCGTGCGGCCCAGCGAGTGGAGCGGCGACTGGTTGCCCATCATGGGGCTCGTGGCCATCGCCGTCGTGGCGAAGGCCAACTACGCGATGCTCGTCGCCATCGGCAAGGGGCAGGAGCGCTTCGAGCCCGAAGCCGTGGCCACCGTGGCGGGCGGCATCGTGGGCATGCTGTTCGTGCTGGCGGCGATGCTGTTGCACCTGGGCCTGACGGCGTTCGTGGCGCTGTTCGCGGTGGCCTGCCTGATGCTCAACCTCATCAACCGCCTGATGTACCGCCGTTGCTGCCGTCCCTTCGCGCCGGGCGACGTGCCGGAAGCGATGACGGCGCGGGTGAATCGCCACCTGCGCCTGACGGCGGCCCTCGTGCTGATGGGCTCGTTCCGCGTGGGCACCATCGAGGTCTTCCTGCTCACCACGTTCACCGGTTCGGTGGCCGTGGGCTATTTCGCCATCGCGGGCACGTTGACCCGCGGCGCGGTGCAACTGTTTTCGGTGGGGCTCACCTCGACGTTGCTGCCCTATATGGCCAAGACCTTCGGCGAGAGCGGGGCGGCACGCGCCGCGCGATTCCTTTCCGAGGCCACGCGCTTCTACTGGGCGATGGGTGTCGCCATCGCCGGCCTGGGGCTGGTCACCACCCCGGAAATCGTGCGGCTGATGTACGGCGAGCGTTACGTCGCCGCGATTCCCGCCATCGAAGCCACGCTCGTGCTCGGTGGCCTGCTGCTGATCGGCAACGGCATCGCCGCCTTTCAGACCGTGGTGGACCGGCAGGACGACCGCATCCGCATCGCGGTGGTCGCGCTGGCGGCCAATGCCATGCTCGGCATCGCGCTGATTCCGCCCTTCGGCCTGGCCGGCGCCGTGTTTACCTATGCCGGGGCGCGCGTGGTGGAGATGGCCCTGGCCGTACATTACCTGCGCAAGGCCACGCGCGGCGGCCTGCCCCTGGCGTCCATGGCCCGGTTGTTCGCCGTGGGCGCGGCCGCCACCCTGGCGGCCTGGGCCGTGACCGATTCCTTGCCGTCGCGCTGGGGATTCCTGGCCGGCGCGCTCGTCTTCATGCTGGTGTACGTGCCGGGCAGCGCCCTGGTGCGTTATTGGAGCCGCGACGACCTGCAGCTCATGGAAGGCATCGGCCGCCGCCTCGGGCCGCCGGGACGCTTCTTCGTGCGCGCATTGGCCAGCGTGCGACCCGCTGCCGTGAAGGCCTCGCCATGA
- a CDS encoding CHAD domain-containing protein, with product MQGPAALLSVEMATPCHSRRSSMVCNGMTMPMPPTTVADALASLAAHESRRAIRALSETSDRHKGVHEARKSIRRLKSLLALGEEPFGKTLEPIWAELSSLATGLSSLRDAHVAATIARGVAGERPSPPWKRAIGLLEARRDAKLDDALRKDPAFRRRRQRLADVGAQIQSLAWSKLERHDVEKALARSERRVSKAEARAADRGTDIDHHRWRRRARRLRMQLEFWRKALKAVEASSHHRGHHGKTAVKKMSELSDALGARRDLRSLRRVLRTLDGMGPLAPLLDDIRQALKAQSA from the coding sequence ATGCAGGGGCCAGCCGCGCTCTTGTCGGTCGAGATGGCGACGCCGTGCCACTCCCGCCGGTCATCCATGGTATGTAACGGCATGACCATGCCCATGCCGCCCACGACGGTCGCCGACGCCCTGGCTTCCCTGGCCGCTCACGAATCCCGGCGGGCCATCCGCGCGCTGTCGGAGACGTCCGACCGTCACAAGGGCGTGCACGAGGCGCGCAAATCGATCCGCCGGCTCAAAAGCCTTCTCGCCTTGGGCGAGGAACCTTTCGGCAAGACGCTGGAACCGATATGGGCCGAGCTGTCGTCGCTCGCCACGGGACTGTCCTCGCTGCGGGACGCGCACGTGGCCGCGACCATCGCACGCGGCGTCGCCGGCGAACGGCCTTCCCCGCCATGGAAACGAGCCATCGGCCTGCTCGAGGCACGCCGGGACGCGAAGCTCGACGACGCCCTGCGAAAAGACCCGGCCTTCCGCCGCCGCCGACAGCGATTGGCGGATGTCGGGGCGCAGATCCAGTCGCTGGCATGGAGCAAGCTCGAACGCCATGACGTCGAAAAGGCCCTGGCCCGCTCCGAGCGTCGCGTGTCGAAAGCGGAAGCGCGCGCGGCGGATCGGGGCACCGATATCGACCATCACCGCTGGCGCCGCCGTGCCCGTCGGTTGCGCATGCAGTTGGAGTTCTGGCGCAAGGCACTGAAAGCGGTGGAAGCGTCGTCGCATCATCGAGGACACCACGGCAAGACCGCGGTGAAGAAGATGTCGGAGCTGTCGGACGCGCTGGGCGCGCGACGGGACCTGCGCTCGTTGCGCCGCGTGCTGCGAACGCTCGACGGGATGGGGCCGCTGGCCCCGTTGCTCGACGACATTCGGCAGGCGCTGAAAGCACAGTCTGCGTAA
- a CDS encoding murein L,D-transpeptidase catalytic domain family protein, with the protein MIRPFRSLIACAPLLGALFFLPAQAHAADTLGEALARLAPSADPKVIELAVDAAECAQTQDGKPADRLAVIDYSRPSSQPRMWVFDITHRKLLFQELVAHGKNSGDANATRFSNAPESLASSIGLFRTSDTYMGKNGYSLRMSGLEPGVNDQALARAIVIHGAAYVNEAMAKVAGRIGRSWGCPAVRLAVAHKLIDALKGGQMVFSYYPDKRWLASSPYLKCSASQLAKAEARSVPNPGT; encoded by the coding sequence ATGATCCGTCCGTTCCGTTCGCTGATCGCGTGCGCGCCCCTCCTTGGCGCCCTGTTTTTCCTTCCCGCCCAAGCCCATGCCGCCGATACGCTCGGCGAGGCGCTGGCGCGCCTGGCGCCCTCGGCCGACCCGAAAGTCATCGAACTGGCGGTGGATGCGGCGGAGTGCGCGCAGACCCAGGACGGCAAACCCGCCGATCGCCTCGCGGTGATCGATTACTCGCGGCCCTCCTCGCAGCCGCGGATGTGGGTGTTCGACATCACCCACCGCAAGCTTCTCTTCCAGGAACTGGTGGCGCACGGCAAGAACAGCGGCGACGCGAACGCCACCCGGTTCTCCAACGCGCCCGAGAGCCTGGCCTCGAGCATCGGCCTGTTCCGCACCTCGGACACCTACATGGGCAAGAACGGCTACTCGTTGCGCATGAGCGGGCTGGAGCCGGGCGTGAACGACCAGGCCCTGGCGCGGGCCATCGTCATCCACGGCGCGGCCTACGTGAACGAGGCCATGGCGAAGGTCGCCGGCCGCATCGGCCGCAGTTGGGGATGCCCGGCCGTCCGCCTGGCCGTCGCGCATAAGCTCATCGACGCCCTCAAGGGCGGTCAGATGGTGTTTTCGTATTACCCCGACAAGCGCTGGCTGGCCTCGTCGCCCTACCTCAAGTGCAGCGCCAGCCAGCTGGCGAAGGCCGAGGCTCGCAGCGTCCCGAATCCGGGCACGTAA
- a CDS encoding 2-hydroxyacyl-CoA dehydratase translates to MNSSGKYDFRQFQEELAALDRQIAGRSPEPTPPPKAEPAPKPAPKPRGRPKKVDPLAGAREEFDALRQRYSLTVADVVAWFPPEEGIAYLQGLLEVKPRRRRKSVDADAVAENGGDEG, encoded by the coding sequence ATGAATTCGTCAGGCAAATACGATTTCCGCCAGTTCCAGGAGGAACTCGCCGCCCTCGATCGCCAGATCGCCGGTCGCTCACCCGAGCCCACGCCCCCGCCGAAAGCCGAACCCGCTCCTAAACCGGCGCCCAAACCGCGCGGGCGGCCGAAGAAGGTCGATCCGCTGGCCGGAGCCCGCGAGGAATTCGACGCCCTGCGCCAACGCTACAGCCTCACGGTGGCCGACGTGGTCGCCTGGTTCCCTCCCGAAGAAGGCATCGCCTACCTGCAAGGCCTGTTGGAGGTCAAACCGCGTCGCCGCCGCAAGTCGGTGGATGCGGATGCCGTAGCCGAAAACGGCGGCGACGAGGGCTGA
- a CDS encoding 3-keto-disaccharide hydrolase, with translation MSRIVFKVVALAGMAALPVHAADTANAKDDKGWVSLFDGKSLAGWHSFNQKGTGKAWSVDDGAIRLERGHEAADADVADLVSDKEYENFDLKLEWKMTACADAGIMFNVNESPKYHYTWETGPEMQIADLVCTKPDSYTLYERSGDLFDMISSRVENVLEHGNWNQIEIIVDHGHVQFFQNGYKTVDTTMWTPEWNALVSKTKFAKMPGYGLFHKGRISLQGGEDKGVEPIHIWFRNIRIKELG, from the coding sequence ATGTCCCGAATCGTCTTCAAGGTCGTCGCCCTCGCCGGCATGGCCGCCCTCCCCGTCCACGCCGCCGACACGGCCAACGCGAAGGATGACAAGGGTTGGGTGTCGCTTTTCGACGGCAAGAGCCTCGCCGGCTGGCACTCCTTCAACCAGAAGGGGACGGGCAAGGCCTGGAGCGTGGACGATGGCGCGATCCGCCTGGAGCGCGGCCACGAGGCGGCCGACGCCGACGTGGCCGATCTCGTCAGCGACAAGGAATACGAAAACTTCGACCTGAAGCTCGAGTGGAAGATGACCGCCTGCGCGGACGCCGGCATCATGTTCAACGTCAACGAGTCGCCGAAATATCATTACACCTGGGAAACCGGCCCCGAAATGCAGATTGCCGACCTCGTCTGCACCAAGCCCGACAGCTATACGCTCTACGAGCGCTCGGGCGACCTGTTCGACATGATCTCGTCCCGTGTCGAAAACGTGCTCGAGCACGGCAACTGGAACCAGATCGAGATCATCGTCGACCACGGCCACGTGCAGTTCTTCCAGAACGGCTACAAGACGGTGGACACCACGATGTGGACACCGGAATGGAACGCCCTGGTATCCAAGACCAAATTCGCGAAGATGCCGGGCTACGGCCTCTTCCACAAGGGCCGCATCTCACTGCAGGGCGGCGAAGACAAGGGCGTGGAACCGATCCACATCTGGTTCCGGAATATCCGCATCAAGGAACTGGGCTGA
- a CDS encoding 2OG-Fe dioxygenase family protein: MNAPPEATETLLHHQVRDEGFAFVQGTDMRRLFEHTAPLSDWEAFAASWNALEPDTYLAATGRFRRRRHATYAASPHGPIERKPHQAHYQTLAYNTLQGDIERWFEPVLPEIADGASMHAILDYCRDVFGSLSPDVTHWHVEVHQFRIEASAGSSGEPTPEGSHRDGVDYVLVLLVDRENIASGTTTIHSPDGRELGEFTLTKPLDAAWIHDPRVFHGVTPVTPIDPSRASHRDVLVVTFRRD; this comes from the coding sequence ATGAATGCTCCCCCCGAAGCGACCGAAACCCTCCTCCACCACCAGGTCCGGGACGAGGGCTTCGCCTTCGTGCAGGGCACGGACATGCGCCGGCTGTTCGAGCACACCGCGCCCTTGTCCGACTGGGAAGCCTTCGCCGCGAGCTGGAACGCGCTCGAGCCGGATACGTACCTCGCCGCCACCGGCCGTTTCCGCCGCCGTCGCCACGCGACCTACGCAGCCTCCCCACACGGTCCGATCGAACGCAAGCCGCACCAGGCGCACTACCAGACGCTGGCTTACAACACGCTGCAGGGCGATATCGAGCGCTGGTTCGAACCGGTGTTACCCGAAATCGCCGACGGCGCGAGCATGCACGCCATCCTCGACTATTGCCGCGACGTCTTCGGAAGCCTATCGCCCGACGTGACCCATTGGCACGTCGAGGTGCACCAGTTCCGCATCGAGGCCTCGGCCGGCTCCTCGGGCGAGCCCACGCCGGAAGGCAGCCACCGCGACGGCGTGGATTACGTGCTCGTGCTGCTGGTCGATCGCGAAAACATCGCCAGCGGCACCACCACCATCCACTCGCCGGACGGCCGGGAACTGGGCGAATTCACCCTGACCAAACCGCTCGATGCGGCATGGATCCACGATCCGCGCGTGTTCCACGGGGTGACACCGGTGACGCCGATCGATCCGTCCAGGGCCTCGCATCGCGACGTGCTGGTGGTGACGTTCCGCCGCGACTGA